In Paenibacillus sp. FSL R7-0345, a single window of DNA contains:
- a CDS encoding YnfA family protein, translating into MFMAIMLFIVAGLAEIGGGYLVWLWLRESRPLWYGIAGAVILVAYGIIPTIQKFPSFGRVYAAYGGVFIVLAVLWGWLVDKKTPDMYDWIGAAICVIGVSVILWAPRS; encoded by the coding sequence ATGTTCATGGCCATAATGCTGTTTATAGTAGCCGGGCTGGCCGAGATCGGGGGAGGGTATCTGGTCTGGCTCTGGCTGCGGGAATCACGCCCGCTCTGGTATGGGATCGCAGGCGCAGTTATCCTGGTTGCATATGGAATCATTCCTACTATTCAGAAATTTCCGTCCTTTGGCAGAGTGTACGCCGCATACGGCGGGGTGTTTATTGTTCTGGCAGTTCTGTGGGGCTGGCTGGTCGACAAAAAAACACCGGACATGTACGACTGGATCGGGGCCGCAATCTGCGTAATCGGGGTCTCCGTCATTCTGTGGGCACCGAGAAGCTAG